TAGGTCCTCCTGCAGCTGGTCTGGCCTCCGGTCGCTGTCGCCTCCtttgggggggaaggggcggagcACAGGCCTGGCCTAGGGGCGCAGtcaggccccgccccggccccgcatGCACGCCGGTCAACTTCTAGCTCAGTTCGGCTTGGGCCTTATCCTAAGACCACGAAACGCTGACAGCCACCGTGATCTTAGGTTACTGGGACATCCGTGGGGTGAGCGAGGGGGCaccgggctgggggtggggagaggaggggcacgAGGGCAGCAAATGGGACCAGCTTCCAATACTCCCAGAAGGTTCCAACTCCTGGCCGGCCACAGTTCAGCCATTACCCGTCCTTCTCAAGTGGGCATGTGTCTGAgtccgtgtgtgcgtgtgtgtgtgtgtgtgtgtgtgtgtgtcgcgCGGTTGGCGGCTCTGGGAGCTGAATGAGATTACCTGCAGCAGAGAAAAGCAGGATGTCAGGACTTCTCTGATGTCTTCTTCGGGTTTCCCTCCCAGCGGGCTCACGCCATCCGCCTGCTCCTGGCCTACACAGACTCACACTATGAGGGAAAGAAGTACACAATGGGGGATGGTAATGGCATCCTGTCGAGTTCTGACTTGTGCCCGGCTCCTCCTGACTAGTGACCAAGCCCCCCATGCCCTGGCCATGTGCTGCTCACCTGCCACTCGCCCCAGCTGGAGCAGGGCCTCCCCTTCCCTAATTCCTCTGAGCCGTGCAGCAGCTTGGCCTTCCAAGGCAGGACAGAAGAGGAGGGTGCTGGAGCCCCTGAATCAGTAATTGGGTGGATTCCCCTTAGGACTTACCTAAGTGTTTTGTAAGATACTGCTGCGTGTTCCAGAGTCTTATAAGCGTTCTTTGTCCCCAAACATGGAATGTGAGACTTAGTGGTCCAGATTCCAGATCCACCTGTTTGGGGGGCTTTGCCACTGactcctcatccccacccccaccccccagtcacCAAAGGAGGTGGGGTCTGGGGAGTCTGTTTCACTCCCTGTTCTCCACCACAGCTCCGGACTATGACAGAAGCCAGTGGCTGGATGAAAAATTCAAGCTGGGCCTGGACTTTCCCAATGTAGGTACAAGGGTGAGAGTGATGTGGGGACAAGTGAGGAGGTGGGGGTCTCTGCCATCTGCTTTCCCAGCTCAGAGGTTTCAGGATTTGCTGCCTTCTTCTCAGGCTCTCAGCTTCCTGGTTCTCCGCCATGCTCTAGGTACCAGCCCGGTCAATCATTTGCAATATGCTGATTTAGTGCCTACCATGAGCCAGGCACCGAGAGTGCCCTTGTTCAagggagggggtgcagggggcCCGTGGCCAACCACCTGCCCCTATTGCCCTTGCAGCTGCCCTACTTAATTGATGGGGCTCACAATATCATCCTTTGCTACATTGTCCGCAAACACAACCTGTGCGAGTGGGGCTGGGGACGGGATGCGGGGAAGAGGTGGCCATGCCCCTGGGCTTGCCTGGGGTGAAATGGTGACAGTGAGTCTCCTTTGTGTAGATTGaaggtggggagacagaagaggagatgATTCATGTGGATATTTTGGAGAACCAAGCTACGGACGCCTCTAATCAGCTCACCAGGGTCTGCTACAGCCCTGACTTTGTGAGTCCCTTCCCTGgaccaggctgggctgggccggaTTTTGACAGGACTTTTGCGATCCCTCTACTTGACGTTTGAGCCCCGTGGAGCTTCTGATCCCCAAGCCATTCCCTATACTGTCATCAAAGTGGCCTTCTTAACTCAGTGCATTAGATGAAAACTCTGACTCAGTTCTTGCTAACCTTAAGACAGAGCCAGTCCCCAAGTTGGAAATTTAGTTCCTAGACAGTGTGTTTGCCTTGTTAGCTCACACTGTCTCCTGACACCCCCAAGTCTGAGCATCTTTGTGCAGCAGGCAGCTCAGGGGCAGCCACAGGGCTTTgtacctctctcttctttctctcaatctCACAAATTCTACATCTTTCCAGAAACTGCTCAAGTGCTGCTCCTATCTATCACCCACAAGGTAGACtatagaatatctttccactaGGCCGTTTCACTTGTGTCTTCTTTGCTTCTGCCTGATGCCTGAGTCCAGAGCTCTGCCAGGCTCTCACAGCACTCCTGGGTCGGaccggggggcggggtgggggaggggtacagtGGCGTTTGAAGATGAGTGGTGACAAATTCAGGGACAGTGAGGTGTTGTTCTCtaccttccctctgcctctcccagatGGGAGGTGGTGCCCAGTAGGAGTCTGCTGAACACAGATTGGAGAATTCATAGGCTGGACAATGGCCCAGCTCCAGTGGGGGCACTGGGGGTCATGCACAACCCAGGGGAGCCCTGCATCTCTGCCCAGAGAGTCTGTGCCTGAGAGTGGTGATGGCTCCTCTGTGCCTCAGGAGAGACTGAAGCCTGTGTATCTGGAGTCCATCCCAGGCGAGATGAAGCTGTACTCACAGTTTCTGGGGAAGAGGCCTTGGTTTGCAGGGGAGAAGGTAAGGGGAATGCTTTGGGGGATGGGGGTTGTCATTTCTCCCAGCTTCAGAGTTAGGTGCTCATTTGTTCTTTGCCCGTCTTAGATCACCTGTTTGGATTGCCTGGCTTATGACATCCTTGACCTGCACTGCATATTTGAGCCCAAGTCTCTGGACGCATTCCCCAACCTGAAAGAGTTCGTAGCCCGCTTTGAGGTGATTCTCCTATCCTCCCTACTAGTTATTTGTCGtttgtcttctgtcttttctctgatcctttcctAGTCttaaactaaaagaaagaatGGCTAGATGTGTGCAGGATTTGCTTTATGCTGGACTGTGCTCACATCTTACCTATATCGTGGGAAATTTAATCTTTACGACACTCCTGCATGGTGGCAGCGCTGTCACCTCCACGTTACAGATTAGAGCAACGAGGCAGAAAGGAGAAGTCATTTTGCTGAAGGTCACAGAGGCAGTGCAGGCTGTCCTGGGCTCCCAGGCAGTGGCTGGTTGCTATGGGCTGCAGTGAGTGTCTCTCCCTTTCCTGCACCAGAAGGTATGCTTCTGGACCTTTACTTGTCCGGGTCACACGCTCGGGACCACGTGAATGCAGCCGATGTTCAGGAGTGTGCGTGTCGCTGGCGTTAGTGGAGTGGAGACGGGGGAGGGCTGATACTGCATGAGAAGGACACAGACAACATTTACTCTGCGCCTCCGGGCAGCTTCGCAGCAACCTGATCCCCGCGTGGGGCTGCGCTGAGACCCCAGGTGTGTAGCTGGTACTGGGACGTGAGGACATAAGCGGGGGCCCCTGCGGAAGGAGCTCATCTTGAGTCTTCTGTGGCGGGGCACTCTTCTTCCCTTACCTCCGTGTgtccctttccttcctcattcCAATTACCGAAGATTCTGTGTCAGAGATGGGAGGGTCCATTCATTGTAAGTCCTCTTTGCTGACCTGATCTTGTGCTGTGTGCGAGGCACTGTGTCAGGCACAGTGGGGAAGCAAGGGTCCCGTAGCCAGCGTCCTGGGACTCAGTGCAGGCAGAGGACCACAGGAGCACCCAGCCGTGTGGTGTGGGTGCTACCAAGTGGAGGCTGGGGGTGCACAGCCTGGGCCTCATCTGACGTCACCGGTCACCCTTCGTCACTCGCTGGagggcacagagtctgctttatGAGAGATGTGGGGATTTGGGGCACTCGTCCAGCAGGATTTTCAGCCCGCAGTCTGTTTCCCTTTCCCAGTCCCCATCGAGAGATCTGCTTTCTCGGCTGGTTTGTATCAGCCCTGGTTCTGGGCCCGGGTGACTGGGCTTGGGGATTATGCCAGAGCTCCTGGGACCGGCTGGCAGGAAGGACAAAGACAGCTGTGGGCTGCCGTGTGTGGCCTGCTCGGTACAGGCAGTCCCAGGATGTTTGAGTCCTTTAGAACTCACTGGGCCCTCCATGTCTTGGGAAGATGGTGCTCAGACATCCTTGAGTGCCATCTGCCCAAAGGCTGCAGCAGGAACTGAGAGGAGGTAGTTGGTTCCCGTGACATTGGGCTCAGGTACCAGGCCAAGCAGTTGGACTTTTTCCTTTCAGAGAGGGTAATCAGGGTCTGGCCTGGCCTGACTGTCACGCTCCCTAGCCTCTCCCTTTCGTGCAGGTTTTGCTGAGTCACTGGGTGAGGTCTGGCCTCTGGTGCCAGCTGCCCGGGCTCATTCTGATCCCCCCTTTGTACTGGGGTTCCCTGTGTGGCAAACCCTGGGAAGCCGGGAGCCTCCCTTGGCAAAAGGAGGGTGTTTgtaagacagagagggacagggccTCCTGAGAGggttgggtggggaggagggggacggCAGAAAGAGCACAGACCCGGAAAGAGAGCAGCTGCACTCGAGCCCTTCCCCCCTACTCGCCCTGGGAGCCTGAGGAGGCCCTGGAGCCCTTTGTGTGTCCGTCAGCTTGCCTTCTGATGAACGGAGAGAGTAGGACCTCTTGTGTGGGTGGTTGGGGGAGGTTCTACACCTGTGTCGTCGTCTCCGGTGGAAGTACAGCCCCCAGCACAGGGTAGAGTCTCCAGATGTGCTCTTATTTGTCACAGTGGTCACAGATAGCTGGAAGATGTAAGTTAGGCCAGTTGTGGATGACAGGAAGACTGTTTTATGTCTTGACACTGGACCTCACGAGGACTGGTGCCATACTTGATGTGCCTCGGTAGGACTGCTTGAGCCCCAGCGGGGCAGCAGATCCTGATGGTGGACCTTCTTTTTCCACCCGCAGGGCCTGA
The window above is part of the Prionailurus bengalensis isolate Pbe53 chromosome C1, Fcat_Pben_1.1_paternal_pri, whole genome shotgun sequence genome. Proteins encoded here:
- the LOC122479440 gene encoding glutathione S-transferase Mu 4-like, giving the protein MGGGPGQCEKAPTQQLGQSVLNHTTNSTTTTTTYYLQQRKAGCQDFSDVFFGFPSQRAHAIRLLLAYTDSHYEGKKYTMGDAPDYDRSQWLDEKFKLGLDFPNLPYLIDGAHNIILCYIVRKHNLCGETEEEMIHVDILENQATDASNQLTRVCYSPDFERLKPVYLESIPGEMKLYSQFLGKRPWFAGEKITCLDCLAYDILDLHCIFEPKSLDAFPNLKEFVARFEGLKKISAYMKSSRFLPGPLFLKIAFWGNK